From one Acidobacteriota bacterium genomic stretch:
- a CDS encoding FAD-dependent oxidoreductase, which yields MTAARSVVIVGGGLAGMGAAYALAERGATDITIVERASELGGLAGSIERDGRFYPLAYHHILHRDRGLLWFLDRLSALPLVRWRKIDMLFHLGGRFYNLASPAGFARFPMSALDKLRFARLMGRAFLKRDWTDWEGRSAAELIDRWGGPGVREALFEPLTRLKFDLPCAESSGAWIGSRLHFREGASPFGYIPGHNWTQVLCHRLTRALLDRGITVRTRASVAEISYDDDRVRSVTLEDGQTLSADEFIFTIPTETTTRLLPEDRTRTLRSIRYTAILSAIVTTRQPISPRFYWLNLLERRQASTGIFMLDALNPTIGRRDDISLNFTTHLSGRDHPMYALSDEELLQRYSNDFEELFGAPLVTDWSRLVRVPMYSPIFHRDYRNPPIRSETYRNVWFAGNYLTHPSIASTGTALLSGVRTAEALIGDDREASPLSAAIVRFRLRGMKRA from the coding sequence ATGACGGCAGCCAGGAGTGTCGTCATCGTCGGCGGCGGTCTTGCGGGAATGGGTGCGGCGTACGCGCTGGCGGAGCGCGGTGCCACGGACATCACGATCGTGGAACGCGCCTCGGAGCTGGGTGGATTGGCAGGGTCGATCGAGCGGGACGGGCGGTTCTATCCCCTCGCTTATCACCACATCCTGCATCGCGACCGCGGCCTACTCTGGTTTCTGGACCGGCTCTCCGCCTTGCCGCTCGTTCGCTGGCGAAAGATCGACATGCTGTTTCATCTAGGCGGTCGGTTCTACAACCTTGCCAGCCCGGCCGGGTTCGCGCGCTTCCCAATGAGCGCGTTGGACAAACTTCGTTTCGCACGTTTGATGGGTCGCGCGTTCCTCAAACGGGACTGGACCGACTGGGAGGGTCGCTCCGCTGCGGAACTGATCGACCGCTGGGGAGGACCGGGCGTTCGGGAAGCGTTGTTCGAGCCGTTAACCCGCTTGAAGTTCGACCTCCCCTGCGCAGAGTCCAGCGGCGCCTGGATCGGCTCACGGCTCCACTTTCGGGAAGGGGCCTCACCCTTCGGATACATTCCGGGACATAATTGGACCCAGGTCCTCTGTCATCGATTGACGCGTGCGCTCCTCGATCGCGGTATCACCGTTCGTACCCGCGCCTCCGTCGCCGAAATCAGCTACGACGATGACCGCGTGCGTTCGGTGACACTCGAGGATGGCCAGACCCTGAGCGCCGACGAGTTCATCTTCACGATCCCCACGGAAACAACGACACGGCTCTTGCCCGAGGATCGTACGAGGACCCTGCGCTCAATACGATACACCGCCATCCTCTCGGCGATCGTCACGACCCGACAACCCATCTCGCCCCGGTTCTACTGGCTGAATCTTCTCGAACGACGTCAGGCGTCGACGGGGATCTTCATGCTCGACGCACTGAACCCGACGATCGGGCGCCGAGACGACATCTCTCTGAACTTCACGACCCATCTGTCGGGACGCGATCATCCGATGTACGCCCTCAGCGATGAGGAACTACTGCAACGTTATTCGAATGACTTCGAGGAGTTGTTCGGAGCACCGCTCGTGACGGACTGGTCGAGACTCGTCCGCGTGCCGATGTACTCCCCGATCTTTCATCGGGACTACCGAAACCCTCCGATTCGGAGCGAGACGTACCGCAACGTCTGGTTCGCGGGAAACTATCTCACGCACCCGTCGATCGCCTCCACCGGCACGGCACTCCTGTCGGGCGTCAGGACGGCCGAAGCGCTGATCGGTGATGATCGGGAAGCCAGCCCCCTCTCCGCTGCCATCGTTCGCTTCAGGCTTCGTGGGATGAAGCGCGCATAG